In a single window of the Streptomyces sp. HUAS ZL42 genome:
- a CDS encoding dihydrodipicolinate synthase family protein, with protein sequence MTDHRPWRGVLVATALPLNDDLSVHYGKYAEHCAWLVENGCDGVVPNGSLGEYQVLTPEERAKVVETAVAAVGGARVMPGVAAYGSAEARRWAEQARDAGCASVMLLPPNAYRADERSVLSHYAEVAKAGVPIVAYNNPIDTKVDLVPELLAKLHGEGHIHGVKEFSGDVRRAYRIAELAPELDLLIGADDVLLELAIAGAKGWVAGYPNALPAACAELYHAAVDGDLATAKRLYAQLHPLLRWDSQVEFVQAIKVSMDVVGRHGGGCRPPRMPLLPEQEATIRSATEKAVAAGLA encoded by the coding sequence ATGACCGATCACCGCCCCTGGCGCGGCGTCCTCGTCGCCACCGCCCTCCCGCTGAACGACGACCTCTCCGTCCACTACGGCAAGTACGCCGAGCACTGCGCGTGGCTGGTGGAGAACGGTTGCGACGGCGTCGTACCGAACGGCTCGCTCGGCGAGTACCAGGTGCTCACGCCCGAGGAGCGGGCCAAGGTCGTCGAGACGGCCGTGGCCGCCGTCGGCGGTGCGCGTGTGATGCCGGGTGTCGCCGCCTACGGCTCCGCCGAGGCCCGCCGCTGGGCCGAGCAGGCGCGCGACGCCGGCTGCGCGTCCGTCATGCTGCTGCCGCCCAACGCCTACCGCGCCGACGAGCGGTCGGTGCTGTCGCACTACGCGGAGGTCGCCAAGGCGGGCGTCCCGATCGTCGCGTACAACAACCCCATCGACACCAAGGTCGACCTGGTGCCGGAGCTGCTCGCCAAGCTGCACGGCGAGGGCCACATCCACGGGGTGAAGGAGTTCTCCGGCGACGTCCGCCGCGCCTACCGGATCGCCGAACTCGCCCCGGAACTGGACCTGTTGATCGGCGCAGACGACGTCCTGCTGGAGCTCGCGATCGCGGGCGCCAAGGGCTGGGTGGCCGGATACCCGAACGCGCTGCCGGCCGCGTGTGCCGAGCTGTACCACGCGGCGGTGGACGGGGACCTGGCGACGGCCAAGCGGCTGTACGCGCAGCTGCACCCCCTGCTGCGCTGGGACTCCCAGGTCGAGTTCGTGCAGGCCATCAAGGTCTCCATGGACGTCGTCGGCCGACACGGGGGAGGCTGCCGCCCGCCGCGGATGCCCCTGCTGCCGGAACAGGAGGCCACGATCCGCTCGGCCACCGAGAAGGCCGTCGCCGCGGGACTCGCGTAG
- a CDS encoding FAD-dependent oxidoreductase, producing the protein MTDRGRAEAVPHLAVIGAGPAGLAATVAAAAHGVRVTLLDSAAEAGGQFYRQPAAALRARRPQALHRRWRTWERLRDGLNTHVRAGAVSHLTDHHVWCVERLSRGFAVHALLGPDQEEPSEVHADAVLLATGGYEKVLPVPGWTLPGVVTAGGAQAMLKGALAVSGRTAVVAGTGPLLLPVATGLAAAGIEVAALVESADPKAFVRRARALAGRPGKVAEGAGYAARLLRHRVRTLVHHTVVEAHGTERLEAVTVAALDTRGRVRPGTGRRIPCDTLAVGHGMLPHTDLAETLGCRLDGLAVHVDDEQRTDVPGVWAAGETTGIGGAALSLAEGHIAGRSAAARLNGTEPDPRAWAAAARTRARLRDFFTALDTVYAPPAQWAEQVTDDTVVCRCEEVTGGAIREAVAELGAGDPRTVKLLTRAGMGWCQGRVCGPAVAGLAGCALTPSRRPFARPVPLGVLAQQHRDATESIEATASSHFTEREPS; encoded by the coding sequence GTGACTGACCGGGGCCGCGCAGAGGCGGTACCGCATCTCGCCGTCATCGGTGCAGGCCCGGCGGGGCTCGCCGCGACCGTCGCCGCCGCGGCCCATGGCGTCCGCGTCACCCTGCTCGACTCGGCGGCGGAGGCGGGCGGGCAGTTCTACCGGCAGCCCGCCGCCGCACTCCGAGCCCGCCGCCCGCAGGCCCTGCACCGCCGGTGGCGGACCTGGGAGCGGTTGCGGGACGGGCTGAACACGCACGTGCGGGCAGGCGCAGTAAGCCACTTGACGGATCATCATGTCTGGTGCGTGGAGAGGCTGTCCCGAGGATTCGCGGTCCACGCCCTGCTCGGTCCGGACCAGGAGGAGCCGTCCGAAGTACATGCCGACGCCGTGCTCCTCGCGACCGGCGGCTACGAGAAGGTGCTGCCCGTCCCCGGCTGGACCCTTCCCGGTGTGGTCACCGCGGGCGGGGCGCAGGCCATGCTGAAGGGCGCCCTCGCCGTCTCCGGACGCACCGCCGTCGTCGCCGGGACCGGCCCGCTGCTGCTGCCCGTGGCGACCGGACTCGCCGCGGCCGGGATCGAGGTGGCCGCGCTGGTCGAGTCCGCCGATCCGAAGGCGTTCGTACGACGGGCCCGGGCGCTGGCCGGCCGGCCAGGCAAGGTCGCCGAGGGCGCCGGGTACGCGGCCCGGCTGCTCCGGCACCGGGTCCGCACCCTCGTCCACCACACCGTGGTCGAGGCGCACGGCACCGAGCGGCTGGAGGCGGTGACCGTCGCCGCGCTCGACACCCGGGGCCGGGTCAGGCCCGGCACCGGGCGCCGCATCCCCTGCGACACGCTCGCCGTCGGCCACGGCATGCTCCCGCACACCGACCTCGCCGAGACCCTCGGCTGCCGTCTTGACGGACTGGCCGTCCACGTCGACGACGAACAGCGCACCGATGTGCCCGGCGTCTGGGCAGCGGGCGAGACCACCGGCATCGGCGGCGCGGCCCTCTCCCTCGCCGAGGGCCACATCGCGGGCCGCTCGGCCGCGGCACGCCTGAACGGAACCGAACCCGACCCCCGCGCGTGGGCCGCGGCCGCGCGGACCCGTGCCCGGCTGCGGGACTTCTTCACCGCGCTGGACACCGTGTACGCACCGCCCGCGCAGTGGGCCGAGCAGGTCACCGACGACACCGTCGTCTGCCGCTGCGAGGAGGTCACCGGCGGCGCGATCCGCGAGGCCGTCGCGGAGTTGGGCGCCGGTGACCCGAGGACCGTGAAGCTGCTGACCCGGGCCGGAATGGGCTGGTGCCAGGGGCGGGTCTGCGGCCCCGCGGTCGCCGGGCTCGCGGGCTGCGCGCTCACGCCGTCGCGACGGCCGTTCGCGCGGCCCGTGCCGCTCGGCGTCCTCGCACAGCAGCACAGGGACGCCACCGAATCCATCGAGGCCACCGCCTCCAGCCACTTCACCGAGAGGGAACCCTCATGA
- a CDS encoding (2Fe-2S)-binding protein: MRSPLELAQAHPGPAFTVTLDGREIEALPGQTVAAALWAAGVTSWRTTRGEGRPRGIFCGIGVCFDCLITVNDRPNQRACLVPLHPGDAIRTQEGTGHCD; this comes from the coding sequence GTGAGATCCCCGCTGGAACTGGCGCAGGCCCACCCCGGCCCGGCCTTCACCGTCACCCTGGACGGCCGCGAGATCGAGGCGCTGCCCGGCCAGACGGTCGCCGCCGCGCTCTGGGCGGCCGGTGTCACCTCCTGGCGCACCACCCGCGGCGAGGGCCGCCCGCGCGGGATCTTCTGCGGGATCGGCGTCTGCTTCGACTGCCTGATCACGGTCAACGACCGGCCCAACCAGCGCGCCTGCCTGGTGCCGTTGCATCCGGGCGACGCCATCCGTACGCAGGAGGGGACGGGTCACTGTGACTGA
- a CDS encoding NAD(P)/FAD-dependent oxidoreductase gives MSKPLTCDVVVVGAGMTGAACAYYAARAGLDVTLVDRGPVAGGTTGAGEGNILVSDKEPGPELDLALLSGRLWRELAEEFGKSVEYDAKGGVVVATSPGGLTALTRFAKAQRTAGVVAEPVAGDALYDLEPHLAPGLPGAVHYPQDCQVMPALAAAHLVRASGARLLTGWTVTDVLRKPDGAVRGVRTDRGDLHAPAVVNAAGTWGGELAALAGVRLPVLPRRGFVLVTEPLPRRVRHKVYAADYVADVASDSAALQTSPVVEGTAAGPILIGASRERVGFDRSFSLPVVRALAAGATRLFPFLADVRAMRAYLGFRPYMPDHLPAVGPDSRVPGLHHACGHEGAGIGLSTGTGLLIAQALTAGPPDLDLSPFRPDRFPEEAA, from the coding sequence GTGAGCAAGCCGCTGACCTGCGATGTCGTTGTCGTCGGCGCCGGAATGACCGGCGCGGCCTGCGCCTACTACGCGGCCCGCGCGGGCCTGGACGTCACCTTGGTCGACCGCGGCCCGGTGGCCGGCGGCACGACCGGCGCCGGCGAGGGCAACATCCTCGTCTCCGACAAGGAGCCGGGCCCCGAACTGGACCTCGCGCTTCTGTCGGGCCGCCTGTGGCGCGAACTCGCCGAGGAATTCGGCAAGTCCGTCGAGTACGACGCCAAGGGCGGCGTCGTCGTGGCCACCTCGCCCGGCGGACTCACGGCACTCACGCGGTTCGCCAAAGCGCAGCGCACCGCCGGAGTCGTCGCCGAACCCGTCGCGGGCGACGCCCTGTACGACCTGGAACCCCACCTCGCCCCCGGACTGCCGGGCGCCGTGCACTATCCCCAGGACTGCCAGGTCATGCCCGCCCTCGCCGCCGCCCACCTCGTCCGGGCCTCGGGCGCGCGACTGCTCACCGGGTGGACCGTCACGGACGTCCTGCGCAAACCCGACGGCGCCGTCCGCGGGGTCCGTACGGACCGTGGCGATCTCCACGCCCCGGCCGTGGTCAACGCGGCCGGCACCTGGGGCGGCGAGCTGGCCGCACTCGCCGGAGTCCGCCTCCCCGTCCTCCCGAGGCGCGGCTTCGTCCTCGTCACCGAACCCCTCCCCCGCCGGGTCCGCCACAAGGTGTACGCCGCCGACTACGTGGCCGACGTCGCCAGCGACTCCGCCGCCCTGCAGACCTCACCGGTCGTCGAGGGAACGGCAGCGGGGCCGATCCTGATCGGGGCGAGCCGGGAGCGGGTCGGCTTCGACCGGTCCTTCTCGCTGCCGGTCGTACGGGCGCTGGCGGCAGGCGCGACCCGGCTGTTCCCCTTCCTGGCGGACGTCCGGGCGATGCGCGCCTACCTCGGCTTCCGCCCCTACATGCCCGACCACCTGCCCGCCGTGGGCCCCGACTCCCGCGTCCCCGGACTGCACCACGCCTGCGGACACGAGGGCGCCGGCATCGGGCTGTCGACCGGCACCGGACTCCTGATCGCACAGGCGCTGACCGCCGGGCCACCCGACCTGGACCTGTCCCCGTTCCGCCCCGACCGCTTCCCCGAGGAGGCCGCGTGA